ACACACGGCGGAACGAAAGGGCCACGTAATTACACAAGAAACAGCCGTGTTGATCCGTCATCGAGAGCCGCGGTGGAGTGCTAGTTAGTGTCATCGCAAGAGCTATCCCGGCAGTTTTGCAAGCTGAATGTGAAGTGTATCGTGTCTTGTAATTGAACATACAGGGGCTTTATGCTGTCGTTAGCCCGTCGATTTCTGTCTCACGCACGTACTATTACCACCTTCGGTGCTCGCAATTGGCTCGCTATTGTCCGTGGCGGCCAACTCAAAACGCGGTACGCATTGTATCCTCTAGAGTTCCGCCGTGGCACCAGTGACTTGAGTGTATACCGTCAAGTTTTTGTATCCCTTGAATACGCATGTGTGCCTGATAACAAACCTATGTTGGTACTTGATTGCGGTGCCAACGTTGGCTACGCTTCGGCCTACTTCCTGACCCGTTTTCCTCGGGCGCAAGTTCTGGCTGTGGAACCCGATCCCGGCAACTTCGCTATCCTTGCCCGAAACCTTGCACCTTATGGAGACCGCGCCTGTGCGATCCACGGCGCTGTTTGGTCACACGCGACCCGTCTAAGTATGGCAGCACCCGTTTACCGCGACGGGGGAGAGTGGGCGAGACAGGTTCGTGAGGGTGGTAACGAGGTGGCTGCTTATGGCATCGCCGACCTCCTTCGGATGGTCGATTGTCAGCGGGCGGACATTCTCAAAATGGACATTGAAGGTGCAGAAGCGATTGTATTCGCGCACGGCACTGAAGCATGGATCGACAAAGTGGGCGTGATGGCCATTGAGTTGCATAATGACACCACTTTCGGTCCAGCCTCAGAAGTGGTCGCTCGTGCGACCACTGGATTTACTACCAGACAGAGCGGCGAATTGACCCTCTATCATAAACCGGAGTCGCGATGATGAAAGTGTCCGTCGTCATTCCGACCTACAACTATTCCTGCTTCATCAGGGAGGCGGTAGAGAGCGCTCTAAATCAGACTTGCCCACCGTATGAGGTCATAGTCATCGACGACGGCTCGACGGAC
This region of Gemmata massiliana genomic DNA includes:
- a CDS encoding FkbM family methyltransferase, with the translated sequence MPDNKPMLVLDCGANVGYASAYFLTRFPRAQVLAVEPDPGNFAILARNLAPYGDRACAIHGAVWSHATRLSMAAPVYRDGGEWARQVREGGNEVAAYGIADLLRMVDCQRADILKMDIEGAEAIVFAHGTEAWIDKVGVMAIELHNDTTFGPASEVVARATTGFTTRQSGELTLYHKPESR